Proteins from a genomic interval of Xanthomonas sp. AM6:
- a CDS encoding MarR family transcriptional regulator — protein MSRFDATEQRLDVTGHKHPGFPRDAATVVRLIKLLHKLILDQGNEMLRAYGLNYSEYNVLMMIDASPDGTLSPSQLSDAASEKSANITRLTSHLVDKGLIQRSPSAEDRRMLLLRLTAEGERLIEAFMPAVFAQLGGYVQDLQPRELAQLEALLKKLLRSVEAGA, from the coding sequence ATGAGCCGCTTCGACGCCACCGAACAGCGCCTGGACGTGACCGGGCACAAGCATCCGGGCTTCCCGCGCGACGCGGCCACGGTCGTGCGCCTGATCAAGCTGCTGCACAAGCTGATCCTGGACCAGGGCAACGAGATGCTGCGCGCCTACGGCCTGAACTATTCCGAATACAACGTGCTGATGATGATCGACGCCAGCCCGGACGGGACCCTGAGCCCGTCGCAGCTGAGCGATGCGGCCAGCGAGAAATCGGCCAACATCACCCGCCTGACCAGCCATCTGGTCGACAAGGGCCTGATCCAGCGCAGCCCCAGCGCCGAGGACCGGCGCATGCTGCTGCTGCGCCTGACCGCCGAGGGCGAGCGGCTGATCGAGGCGTTCATGCCCGCCGTGTTCGCGCAGCTCGGCGGCTATGTGCAGGACCTGCAGCCGCGCGAACTGGCGCAGCTGGAAGCGCTGCTGAAGAAGCTGCTGCGCAGCGTGGAGGCCGGCGCATGA
- a CDS encoding LEA type 2 family protein, which yields MGQRLRFGLLVLCTALLAACGDGMVRRVSDPAASVQQLTVNMDGSWKLDLRLQNYSSIPMRYDSVRLDVGVGGEAAGTVQTAPGISIGPETADVVSVALRPSSAARIAVADALAGRRSLEYTLKGSIDATPEEKKQRNFEIDTRNMLSPAPGLDGVLR from the coding sequence ATGGGTCAGCGGCTCCGCTTCGGCTTGCTCGTGTTGTGCACTGCGCTGCTGGCCGCCTGCGGCGACGGCATGGTGCGCCGCGTGTCCGACCCCGCCGCCAGCGTGCAGCAGCTCACCGTCAACATGGACGGCAGCTGGAAGCTGGACCTGCGCCTGCAGAACTACAGCAGCATCCCGATGCGCTACGACAGCGTGCGCCTGGACGTGGGCGTGGGCGGCGAAGCCGCCGGGACCGTGCAGACCGCGCCAGGAATCTCGATCGGACCGGAAACGGCGGACGTGGTCAGCGTCGCGCTGCGCCCCAGCTCGGCCGCCCGCATCGCCGTCGCCGACGCGCTGGCCGGGCGCCGCAGCCTCGAGTACACGCTCAAGGGCAGCATCGACGCCACGCCGGAAGAGAAGAAGCAGCGCAACTTCGAGATCGACACGCGCAACATGCTCAGCCCGGCGCCCGGACTGGACGGCGTGCTGCGCTGA
- a CDS encoding lipocalin family protein: MRHSSIATLLLASVLCLALPARAAQPVRSVAEFDLGRYAGQWHEIAHLPVSFQKKCSGDITAAYMLRDDGLIGVRNACRTGKGDLLAAEGVARRVSGHPGRLQVRFAPDWLAWVPMVWADYWVIALDPDYQWALIGEPDRKYLWVLSRSPRMPRALFEQIKARAVAMGYDLDPLLVVAPLD, encoded by the coding sequence ATGCGCCATTCATCGATCGCGACGCTGCTGCTGGCATCGGTGCTGTGCCTGGCGCTGCCGGCGCGGGCCGCGCAGCCGGTGCGCTCGGTCGCCGAGTTCGATCTCGGCCGCTATGCCGGGCAGTGGCACGAAATCGCGCACCTGCCGGTGTCGTTCCAGAAGAAATGCAGCGGCGACATCACCGCCGCCTACATGCTGCGCGACGACGGCCTGATCGGCGTGCGCAACGCGTGCCGTACCGGCAAGGGCGACCTGCTCGCCGCGGAGGGCGTGGCGCGGCGGGTGAGCGGCCATCCCGGACGGCTGCAGGTGCGCTTCGCGCCCGACTGGCTGGCCTGGGTGCCGATGGTGTGGGCCGACTACTGGGTGATCGCGCTGGATCCGGACTACCAGTGGGCGCTGATCGGCGAGCCGGACCGCAAATACCTGTGGGTGCTGTCGCGCTCGCCGCGGATGCCGCGCGCGCTGTTCGAGCAGATCAAGGCCAGGGCGGTGGCGATGGGCTACGACCTGGATCCGTTGCTGGTCGTCGCGCCGCTGGACTGA
- a CDS encoding antitoxin Xre/MbcA/ParS toxin-binding domain-containing protein has translation MPQQISHEQRVKAVLQGMRRAERDKAGQLSRTTDTLSLIGGGTYGSAEDAQRVLGWLARDADTLPRLRAEHLADVGEMICIVWNGCGSDPAALSQWLNGSHAQLGGQTPRQLLQDGASARLLDAARASFAG, from the coding sequence ATGCCGCAGCAGATTTCCCACGAGCAACGCGTCAAGGCGGTGCTGCAAGGCATGCGCCGCGCCGAGCGCGACAAGGCCGGGCAACTGTCGCGCACGACCGACACCCTTTCGCTGATCGGCGGCGGCACCTACGGCTCCGCCGAGGATGCGCAGCGCGTGCTCGGCTGGCTGGCGCGCGACGCCGACACGCTGCCGCGGTTGCGCGCCGAGCACCTGGCCGATGTCGGCGAAATGATCTGCATCGTCTGGAACGGCTGCGGCAGCGACCCTGCCGCACTGTCGCAGTGGTTGAACGGCAGCCATGCGCAGCTCGGCGGCCAGACGCCGCGACAGCTGCTGCAGGACGGCGCCAGCGCCCGGCTGCTGGACGCGGCGCGCGCGTCGTTCGCCGGCTAA
- the xseA gene encoding exodeoxyribonuclease VII large subunit, with protein MPDRDDQILSPSQLNTLARDLLESAFPLAWVEGELGNVTRPSSGHLYFTLKDARAQVRCAMFKPKSQWLKFVPREGLRVLARGRLTLYEARGDYQLVLDHLEEAGEGALRRAFEELKARLAAEGLFASERKRALPAFVRRLAVITSPSGAAVRDVLSVLGRRLPLLQVDILPSLVQGDSAAAQLTSLLQRADASGRYDAILLTRGGGSLEDLWAFNDERLARAIAAAATPVVSAVGHETDVTLADFAADLRAPTPSVAAELLVPDQRDLAARLRGQHARLLQWQQHRLRQAMQRADRALLRLQAQSPQAQLHLLRRRQQEAARRLLALWRQQHERRGARLRHAAAVLRSAQPQRRLAALRERLLALGRRPQAAMARQLQADAQRLRALARALETVSPLATVTRGYAILTRVDDGTLVRSTAQLAPGDRLRARLADGEVTVRTE; from the coding sequence ATGCCCGATCGCGACGACCAGATCCTCAGCCCCAGCCAGCTCAACACCCTGGCGCGCGACCTGCTGGAAAGCGCGTTCCCGCTGGCCTGGGTGGAAGGCGAACTGGGCAACGTCACCCGGCCCTCGTCCGGGCACCTGTACTTCACCCTGAAGGACGCGCGGGCGCAGGTGCGCTGCGCGATGTTCAAGCCGAAGAGCCAGTGGCTGAAGTTCGTCCCGCGCGAAGGCCTGCGCGTGCTCGCGCGCGGCCGGCTGACCCTGTACGAGGCGCGCGGCGACTACCAGCTGGTGCTGGACCACCTGGAGGAGGCCGGCGAAGGCGCATTGCGCCGCGCGTTCGAGGAACTCAAGGCCAGGCTCGCCGCCGAAGGCCTGTTCGCCAGCGAGCGCAAGCGCGCCCTGCCCGCCTTCGTGCGCCGCCTGGCGGTGATCACCTCGCCCAGCGGCGCGGCGGTGCGCGACGTGCTGAGCGTGCTCGGCCGGCGCCTGCCGCTGCTGCAGGTGGACATCCTGCCGAGCCTGGTGCAAGGCGACAGCGCCGCCGCGCAACTGACCTCGCTGCTGCAGCGCGCCGACGCCAGCGGCCGCTACGACGCGATCCTGCTGACCCGCGGCGGCGGCTCGCTGGAAGACCTGTGGGCGTTCAACGACGAACGCCTGGCGCGGGCGATCGCCGCCGCGGCCACGCCGGTGGTGTCGGCGGTCGGCCACGAGACCGACGTGACCCTGGCCGACTTCGCCGCCGACCTGCGCGCGCCGACCCCCTCGGTCGCCGCGGAACTGCTCGTCCCCGACCAGCGCGACCTCGCTGCGCGCCTGCGCGGCCAGCACGCGCGCCTGCTGCAATGGCAGCAGCACCGCCTGCGCCAGGCGATGCAACGCGCCGATCGCGCCCTGCTGCGGCTGCAGGCGCAGAGCCCGCAGGCGCAGCTGCACTTGCTGCGGCGCCGCCAGCAGGAGGCGGCGCGGAGGTTGCTGGCGCTGTGGCGGCAGCAGCACGAACGCCGCGGCGCGCGCCTGCGCCACGCCGCCGCGGTCCTGCGCAGCGCCCAGCCGCAACGCCGCCTGGCCGCGCTGCGCGAACGCCTGCTGGCGCTGGGCCGGCGCCCGCAAGCGGCGATGGCGCGCCAGTTGCAGGCCGACGCGCAGCGCCTGCGCGCGCTGGCCCGCGCGCTGGAAACGGTCAGCCCGCTGGCCACGGTGACCCGCGGCTACGCGATCCTGACCCGGGTCGACGACGGCACGCTGGTGCGCTCGACCGCGCAGCTCGCCCCCGGCGACCGCCTGCGCGCCAGGCTCGCCGACGGCGAGGTGACGGTGCGTACAGAGTGA
- the queG gene encoding tRNA epoxyqueuosine(34) reductase QueG: MSSSAAPVDPHAAAARIRALAREFGFQRCGIAGIELQQDEAHLRDWLAQGLYGTMQWMAQHGDKRARPAELIPGTLRVISVGLDYGRNDDDSAWDTLRDGERAYVARYALGRDYHKLMRNRLQKLAERIQGEIGRFGHRVFVDSAPVLERALARDAGLGWIGKHTCLIDRNGGSWFFLGEIYVDLPLPIDPPASAHCGTCTRCIDVCPTQAIVAPYRLDARRCIAYLTIEHDGAIPEELRPAIGNRIFGCDDCQLVCPWNKFAKRSDEPDFRARNDLDRATLAQLFAWDEDEFLRRTEGSAIRRSGHERWLRNLAVALGNAPTTPQVLAALGARAQHASPLVREHVQWALARHAGAVPKDDGAGALPRPADHADVRR, encoded by the coding sequence ATGTCCAGCAGCGCCGCCCCCGTCGATCCCCACGCCGCTGCCGCGCGCATCCGCGCGCTGGCGCGCGAATTCGGCTTCCAGCGCTGCGGCATCGCCGGGATCGAGCTGCAGCAGGACGAGGCGCATCTGCGCGACTGGCTGGCGCAAGGCCTGTACGGCACGATGCAGTGGATGGCCCAGCATGGCGACAAGCGCGCGCGCCCGGCCGAACTGATCCCGGGCACGCTGCGGGTGATCTCGGTCGGCCTGGACTACGGCCGCAACGACGACGATTCGGCGTGGGACACGCTGCGCGACGGCGAGCGCGCCTACGTCGCCCGCTATGCGCTGGGCCGCGACTACCACAAGCTGATGCGCAACCGCCTGCAGAAGCTGGCCGAACGCATCCAGGGCGAGATCGGCCGCTTCGGCCACCGCGTGTTCGTCGATTCGGCGCCGGTGTTGGAGCGCGCGCTGGCGCGCGACGCCGGGCTGGGCTGGATCGGCAAGCACACCTGCCTGATCGACCGCAACGGCGGCTCGTGGTTCTTCCTGGGCGAGATCTACGTCGACCTGCCGCTGCCGATCGACCCGCCGGCCAGCGCGCACTGCGGCACCTGCACGCGCTGCATCGACGTGTGCCCCACGCAGGCGATCGTCGCGCCGTACCGGCTGGACGCGCGCCGCTGCATCGCCTACCTGACCATCGAGCACGACGGCGCGATTCCCGAGGAACTGCGCCCGGCGATCGGCAACCGCATCTTCGGCTGCGACGACTGCCAGCTGGTGTGCCCGTGGAACAAGTTCGCCAAGCGCAGCGACGAGCCGGACTTCCGCGCGCGCAACGACCTGGACCGGGCCACGCTGGCGCAGCTGTTCGCCTGGGACGAGGACGAGTTCCTGCGCCGCACCGAAGGCAGCGCGATCCGCCGCAGCGGCCACGAGCGCTGGCTGCGCAACCTGGCGGTGGCGCTGGGCAACGCGCCGACCACGCCGCAGGTGCTCGCCGCGCTCGGCGCGCGCGCGCAGCACGCCTCGCCGCTGGTGCGCGAACACGTGCAGTGGGCGTTGGCGCGGCACGCCGGCGCCGTGCCCAAGGACGACGGCGCAGGCGCACTGCCGCGACCGGCCGATCACGCCGACGTGCGACGATAG
- a CDS encoding NAD(P)H-hydrate dehydratase — protein sequence MSDSFDLYATAAARRIDAQATALLGGDGYTLMQRAGEAAWQALLQHWPQAQRILVACGTGNNGGDGYVLARLAHRAGRRVRVLQLPGRGPQSALAQRACTDYIGVGGRIEVFDAVLDEADVVVDALLGIGLNRAPDAELAALLGALAGLGAPVLALDVPSGVDAEHGTVPGAVLPATLTVQFIVAHAGLHTGAALNHVGDTALATLEVPAAAFDGCAPQAQAWTAAALATRLAPRRRDSHKGDSGHVLCIGGNLGSGGAVMLAAESALRSGAGLVSVATRGVHVAPLLARCPEAMAHAIEDGAALAPLLRRASVVALGPGLGQDEWAHGLWRLALAAELPLVIDADALNLLAQSPRALPDAVLTPHPGEAGRLLGIATAEVQRDRFAAAAALAERYQAAVVLKGAGSLVAAPGRAPRVIAAGNPGMAVGGMGDLLTGVIAALRAQGLDPFDAASVGALLHAAAGDRAAAGGQRGLLPSDLLPALRHLANPEARR from the coding sequence ATGTCCGACTCGTTCGATCTCTACGCCACCGCCGCCGCGCGGCGCATCGACGCGCAGGCCACGGCCTTGCTCGGCGGCGACGGCTACACGCTGATGCAGCGCGCCGGCGAGGCCGCCTGGCAGGCGCTGCTGCAGCACTGGCCGCAGGCACAGCGCATCCTGGTGGCCTGCGGCACCGGCAACAACGGCGGCGACGGCTACGTGCTGGCGCGGCTGGCGCATCGCGCCGGACGCCGCGTGCGCGTGCTGCAGCTGCCCGGGCGCGGCCCGCAGTCGGCGCTGGCGCAGCGCGCCTGCACCGACTACATCGGCGTCGGCGGCCGCATCGAGGTGTTCGATGCGGTACTGGACGAGGCCGACGTGGTGGTCGATGCGCTGCTCGGCATCGGCCTCAATCGCGCGCCCGATGCCGAACTGGCCGCCCTGCTCGGCGCGCTCGCCGGCCTCGGCGCGCCGGTGCTGGCGCTGGACGTGCCCAGCGGCGTGGACGCCGAGCACGGCACCGTGCCCGGCGCGGTGTTGCCGGCGACGCTGACCGTGCAGTTCATCGTCGCCCATGCCGGGCTGCATACCGGTGCGGCGCTGAACCACGTCGGCGACACCGCGCTGGCGACGCTGGAGGTGCCGGCCGCCGCGTTCGACGGCTGCGCGCCGCAGGCGCAGGCCTGGACCGCCGCGGCGCTGGCCACGCGCCTGGCGCCGCGCCGGCGCGACAGCCACAAGGGCGATTCCGGCCACGTGCTGTGCATCGGCGGCAACCTCGGCAGCGGCGGCGCGGTCATGCTCGCCGCCGAATCGGCGCTGCGCAGCGGCGCCGGCCTGGTCAGCGTGGCGACGCGCGGCGTGCACGTGGCGCCGCTGCTGGCGCGCTGTCCGGAAGCGATGGCGCACGCGATCGAGGACGGCGCCGCGCTGGCGCCGCTGCTGCGCAGGGCGAGCGTGGTCGCGCTCGGGCCCGGGCTGGGCCAGGACGAATGGGCGCACGGCCTGTGGCGCCTGGCGCTGGCCGCGGAACTGCCGCTGGTGATCGACGCCGACGCGCTGAACCTGCTGGCGCAATCGCCGCGCGCATTGCCGGACGCGGTACTGACCCCGCACCCGGGCGAGGCCGGGCGCCTGCTCGGCATCGCCACCGCCGAGGTGCAGCGCGACCGCTTCGCCGCCGCGGCGGCGCTGGCCGAGCGCTACCAGGCGGCGGTGGTGCTCAAAGGCGCCGGCAGCCTCGTCGCCGCGCCGGGGCGGGCGCCGCGCGTCATCGCCGCCGGCAATCCGGGCATGGCGGTCGGCGGCATGGGCGATCTGCTGACCGGAGTGATCGCCGCGCTGCGCGCGCAGGGCCTGGACCCGTTCGACGCGGCCAGCGTCGGTGCGCTGCTGCACGCGGCCGCCGGCGATCGCGCCGCCGCCGGCGGCCAGCGCGGCCTGCTGCCGTCCGACCTGCTGCCGGCGCTGCGCCACCTGGCCAATCCGGAAGCGCGCCGATGA
- the tsaE gene encoding tRNA (adenosine(37)-N6)-threonylcarbamoyltransferase complex ATPase subunit type 1 TsaE, translated as MMHLFLPDSDATERLGRILAATRPALATVHLHGDLGAGKSTLARALLRALGVQGAIRSPTYTLVERYPLADGEAWHLDLYRIGAAGELDFLGLDEAAATLWLVEWPERGGDVLPAADLIVALALHEAGRAVQLRAGTAVGAAWLARMAEREDLRGLSAG; from the coding sequence ATGATGCATCTGTTTCTGCCGGACAGCGACGCCACCGAGCGCCTGGGCCGGATCCTGGCCGCCACCCGCCCGGCGCTGGCGACGGTGCACCTGCACGGCGATCTGGGCGCCGGCAAATCGACCCTGGCGCGGGCGCTGCTGCGCGCACTGGGCGTGCAGGGCGCGATCCGCAGCCCGACCTACACCCTGGTCGAGCGCTATCCGCTGGCCGACGGCGAGGCCTGGCACCTGGACCTGTACCGCATCGGCGCCGCCGGCGAACTGGATTTCCTGGGCCTGGACGAGGCCGCGGCGACGCTGTGGCTGGTGGAATGGCCCGAACGCGGCGGCGATGTGCTGCCCGCGGCCGACCTGATCGTGGCGCTGGCGCTGCACGAGGCCGGGCGCGCGGTGCAGCTGCGCGCCGGCACCGCGGTCGGCGCCGCTTGGCTGGCGCGGATGGCGGAACGGGAGGACTTGCGGGGCCTTTCTGCCGGCTGA
- a CDS encoding N-acetylmuramoyl-L-alanine amidase gives MRPGIRFFACSAIAAGWCLAAHSAFAGQVQAVSVGNGATGTRAEIRLQGSGGFTTLTLANPNRLVVDLPESSAAQGLKLPAGNGVVTAVRTGHPVPGTLRIVFDLSSPVVAFKPQMQTVGGSSVLVIEWPGEAAPGKPVASGSAAAPASTAPPAPQAVAPAAEMAAAKPTPDPRQEAARATAALTSSVVQRAAPVPAPHAPAPAPTPPPSAAPTPAPMAGAMAAPAAAQAAVAATGTMVPTPSANSTVVPAQQGIAAAPGPAKPDAMASADDAAVAAAAEARPVMPSAPSRVAMKPGMRPLIVAIDPGHGGQDPGATGPTGKREKDVTLAIGRELARQINATPGMKAYMTRDTDVFIPLPMRAQKARAAKADIFISIHADAAENRSATGSSVYVLSTKGASSQRARWLADKENAADLVGGVRLQKTDSTLASVLLDLAQSGHMKASEDAAGHVLGGLKRIGNNHKPELERANFAVLRTSDMPAMLVETAFISNPDEERRLTDPAYQRRLAGAVLDGVNTFFTRQPPPGTLFAARAQAEAEAASTVAGGSR, from the coding sequence ATGCGCCCGGGGATCCGATTTTTCGCCTGTTCCGCCATCGCCGCAGGCTGGTGCCTGGCGGCGCACTCGGCGTTTGCCGGCCAGGTGCAGGCGGTGTCGGTCGGCAACGGCGCCACCGGCACCCGCGCCGAGATCAGGTTGCAGGGCAGCGGCGGCTTCACCACGCTGACCCTGGCCAACCCCAACCGGCTGGTCGTCGACCTGCCCGAATCCTCCGCTGCGCAAGGCCTGAAGCTGCCCGCCGGCAACGGCGTGGTCACCGCCGTGCGCACCGGCCATCCGGTTCCCGGCACCTTGCGCATCGTGTTCGACCTGAGCAGCCCGGTGGTGGCGTTCAAGCCGCAGATGCAGACCGTCGGCGGCAGCTCGGTGTTGGTGATCGAGTGGCCGGGCGAGGCGGCGCCGGGCAAGCCGGTGGCCAGCGGCAGTGCCGCGGCACCGGCGTCGACCGCGCCTCCCGCTCCACAAGCCGTTGCTCCCGCTGCGGAAATGGCCGCGGCCAAGCCGACGCCCGATCCGCGCCAGGAAGCGGCGCGCGCGACCGCGGCGTTGACCTCGTCGGTGGTGCAGCGTGCGGCGCCAGTGCCCGCGCCGCACGCACCTGCGCCGGCCCCCACGCCACCGCCCAGCGCAGCGCCGACCCCGGCGCCGATGGCCGGCGCGATGGCGGCACCCGCCGCGGCGCAGGCCGCGGTGGCCGCGACCGGAACCATGGTGCCGACCCCGTCGGCCAACAGCACCGTCGTGCCGGCCCAGCAGGGCATTGCCGCGGCGCCCGGGCCGGCGAAGCCCGACGCCATGGCCAGCGCCGACGACGCGGCCGTGGCCGCCGCCGCCGAGGCACGCCCGGTGATGCCGAGCGCGCCGTCGCGGGTGGCGATGAAGCCGGGCATGCGGCCGTTGATCGTGGCCATCGATCCCGGCCACGGCGGCCAGGATCCCGGCGCCACCGGCCCGACCGGCAAGCGCGAGAAGGACGTGACCCTGGCGATCGGCCGCGAACTGGCGCGGCAGATCAACGCCACCCCGGGCATGAAGGCCTACATGACCCGCGACACCGACGTGTTCATCCCGCTGCCGATGCGCGCGCAGAAGGCGCGCGCGGCCAAGGCCGACATCTTCATCTCGATCCACGCCGACGCCGCCGAGAACCGCAGCGCGACCGGCTCCTCGGTCTACGTGCTGTCGACCAAGGGCGCCTCCTCGCAGCGCGCACGCTGGCTGGCGGACAAGGAAAACGCGGCCGACCTGGTCGGCGGCGTGCGCCTGCAGAAGACCGACAGCACCCTGGCCAGCGTGCTGCTGGACCTGGCCCAGAGCGGCCACATGAAGGCCTCCGAAGACGCCGCCGGGCACGTGCTGGGCGGGCTCAAGCGGATCGGCAACAACCACAAGCCGGAACTGGAGCGCGCCAACTTCGCGGTGCTGCGCACCTCGGACATGCCGGCGATGCTGGTCGAGACCGCCTTCATCTCCAATCCGGACGAAGAGCGCCGGCTGACCGACCCGGCCTACCAGCGGCGCCTGGCCGGCGCGGTGCTGGACGGGGTCAATACCTTCTTCACCCGGCAGCCGCCGCCGGGCACGCTATTCGCCGCGCGCGCGCAGGCCGAGGCCGAAGCGGCCAGCACCGTGGCCGGCGGCAGCCGCTGA
- the mutL gene encoding DNA mismatch repair endonuclease MutL, with the protein MSIRQLPEILINQIAAGEVVERPASVVKELVENALDAGARRVDIDLEEGGVRLIRIRDDGGGIAPEELPLAVSRHATSKIASLDDLESVGTLGFRGEALPSIASVSRFTLASRRPGDEHGAALQVDGGKVGQVQPRAQAPGTTVEVRELFYNVPARRKFLRAERTELGHIEEWLRSLALARPDVELRVSHNGKPSRRYKPGDLYSDARLGETLGEDFARQALRVDHSGAGLRLHGWIAQPHYSRASADQQYLYVNGRSVRDRSVAHAVKMAYGDVLFHGRQPAYVLFLELEPARVDVNVHPAKHEVRFRDARLIHDFVYRTLQDALAQTRAGSTPTVGDASQVPPQAYAGGAGGAGGYGAQWRPAQSPLGLRVNEAPAAYAALYAAPAGSADGAARMPLQAQEAAGGLPPTSPDSGVPPLGYAIAQLHGIYILAENAEGLIVVDMHAAHERIGYERLKNAHDGIGLHAQPLLVPITLAVGERDADTAEREADTLAALGFEITRSGPQSLHVRSIPALLAQAEPEALLRDVLTDLREHGHSRRVAGARDELLSTMACHGAVRANRRLTVPEMNALLRDMEATERSGQCNHGRPTWARFTLGEIDRWFLRGR; encoded by the coding sequence ATGAGCATCCGCCAGCTGCCCGAGATCCTGATCAACCAGATCGCCGCCGGCGAGGTGGTCGAGCGTCCGGCCTCGGTGGTCAAGGAACTGGTCGAGAACGCGCTGGATGCAGGCGCGCGCCGCGTGGACATCGACCTGGAGGAGGGCGGCGTGCGCCTGATCCGGATCCGCGACGACGGCGGCGGCATCGCGCCGGAGGAACTGCCGCTGGCGGTGTCGCGGCACGCGACCAGCAAGATCGCCTCGCTCGACGACCTGGAGTCGGTCGGCACGCTCGGCTTCCGCGGCGAGGCGCTGCCGTCGATCGCCTCGGTCAGCCGCTTCACCCTGGCCTCGCGGCGCCCCGGCGACGAACATGGCGCGGCGTTGCAGGTCGACGGCGGCAAGGTCGGGCAGGTGCAGCCGCGCGCGCAGGCGCCGGGCACCACGGTCGAGGTGCGCGAGCTGTTCTACAACGTGCCGGCGCGGCGCAAGTTCCTGCGCGCCGAGCGCACCGAACTGGGCCACATCGAGGAATGGCTGCGCTCGCTGGCGCTGGCGCGCCCGGACGTGGAACTGCGCGTGTCGCACAACGGCAAGCCGTCGCGGCGCTACAAGCCCGGCGACCTATATTCGGACGCGCGGCTGGGCGAGACCCTGGGCGAGGACTTCGCGCGCCAGGCGTTGCGCGTGGACCACAGCGGCGCCGGGCTGCGCCTGCATGGCTGGATCGCGCAGCCGCACTATTCGCGCGCCAGCGCCGACCAGCAGTACCTGTACGTCAACGGCCGCTCGGTGCGCGACCGCAGCGTCGCGCACGCGGTGAAGATGGCCTATGGCGACGTGCTGTTCCATGGCCGCCAGCCGGCCTACGTGCTGTTCCTGGAACTGGAGCCGGCGCGGGTCGACGTCAACGTGCACCCGGCCAAGCACGAGGTGCGGTTCCGCGACGCACGGCTGATCCACGACTTCGTCTACCGCACGCTGCAGGACGCGCTGGCGCAGACCCGCGCCGGCAGCACGCCGACCGTCGGCGACGCTTCGCAGGTGCCGCCGCAGGCGTATGCCGGCGGCGCGGGCGGCGCCGGCGGCTACGGCGCGCAATGGCGTCCGGCGCAATCGCCGCTGGGCCTGCGCGTCAACGAGGCCCCGGCCGCCTACGCGGCGCTGTATGCGGCGCCCGCGGGGAGCGCCGATGGCGCGGCGCGCATGCCGCTGCAGGCGCAGGAGGCGGCCGGCGGCCTGCCGCCGACCTCGCCCGACAGCGGCGTGCCGCCGCTCGGCTACGCGATCGCGCAACTGCACGGCATCTACATCCTGGCCGAGAACGCCGAAGGCCTGATCGTGGTCGACATGCACGCCGCGCACGAGCGCATCGGCTACGAACGGCTGAAGAATGCGCACGACGGCATCGGCCTGCATGCGCAGCCGCTGCTGGTGCCGATCACCCTGGCGGTGGGCGAGCGCGACGCCGACACCGCCGAGCGCGAGGCGGACACGCTGGCCGCGCTCGGTTTCGAGATCACCCGCAGCGGTCCGCAATCGCTGCACGTGCGCAGCATCCCGGCGCTGCTGGCCCAGGCCGAGCCCGAAGCGCTGCTGCGCGACGTGCTGACCGACCTGCGCGAGCACGGCCACAGCCGCCGCGTCGCCGGCGCGCGCGACGAACTGCTGTCGACGATGGCCTGCCATGGCGCGGTGCGCGCCAACCGGCGCCTCACCGTGCCGGAAATGAACGCGCTGCTGCGCGACATGGAAGCCACCGAGCGCTCCGGGCAGTGCAACCATGGGCGCCCGACCTGGGCGCGCTTCACGCTGGGCGAGATCGATCGTTGGTTCTTACGGGGGCGCTGA